A genomic stretch from Arvicanthis niloticus isolate mArvNil1 chromosome 12, mArvNil1.pat.X, whole genome shotgun sequence includes:
- the LOC117717902 gene encoding T-kininogen 2 isoform X4: MRLIPILLLCSGLLPCLAQEEDAQELDCNDETVFLAVDAALKKYNAGLQSGNQFVLYRVTEGTKTDGSETFYSFKYQIKEGNCSVQSGVTWQDCDLKNAEEAATGECTATLGKRGNKFSIASQTCNITLGKGPIVTDEYHCLGCVHPISTDSPDLEPVMKHAIEHFNNKTDHSHLFALREVKSANRQVVAGINFDIIYSIVQTNCSKDRFPSLHEYCVSLPNGDDGECRGNAFVDMDNKIADFSQSCDLYPGHDLVEPLPKHCPGCPKDIPTDSPELKDALGYSIAQLNAENNHTFYFKIDTVKKATSQVVGGIKYVIEFIARETKCSKESNTELTADCEINHAGQSLNCHANVYMRPWENKVFPTVKCQALEMTTMMRRPPGFSPFRSNPGQETKEGTTRLLNSCEYKGRLSNAGAEPAPEHQAESSQVKQ; this comes from the exons ATGAGGCTAATTCCTATCCTGCTCCTCTGCTCTGGGCTCCTGCCATGTTTAGCGCAGGAAGAAGATGCCCAGGAACTTGACTGCAATGATGAGACTGTGTTTCTGGCTGTGGATGCTGCTCTGAAGAAGTACAATGCTGGGTTACAAAGCGGCAACCAGTTTGTGTTGTACCGCGTGACCGAGGGCACTAAAACG GACGGCTCTGAAACATTTTATTCCTTCAAGTATCAAATCAAGGAGGGCAACTGCTCGGTTCAGAGTGGCGTCACCTGGCAGGACTGCGACTTGAAGAACGCTGAGGAAGCC GCCACTGGAGAATGCACAGCAACTTTGGGAAAGAGAGGAAATAAATTCTCCATAGCCAGCCAGACCTGCAATATTACTTTAG GTAAGGGCCCCATAGTGACAGACGAGTACCACTGTCTGGGTTGTGTGCACCCCATATCAACAGATAGTCCAGACCTGGAGCCTGTTATGAAACATGCCATCGAACATTTCAACAACAAAACAGATCATAGCCACCTCTTTGCTCTCAGAGAAGTGAAAAGTGCCAACAGACAG GTGGTGGCTGGTATAAATTTTGACATCATCTATTCAATCGTGCAAACAAATTGTTCAAAGGACCGTTTTCCTTCCCTCCATGAATACTGCGTGTCCCTTCCTAATGGT GATGATGGTGAGTGCAGAGGTAATGCCTTTGTGGATATGGATAACAAAATTGCAGACTTCTCACAGAGCTGTGACCTTTATCCAG gacatgATTTGGTAGAACCACTTCCCAAGCACTGCCCTGGCTGCCCCAAGGACATACCTACAGACAGCCCAGAGCTGAAGGATGCACTTGGTTATTCCATTGCACAGCTAAATGCAGAGAATAACCATACTTTCTATTTCAAGATTGACACTGTGAAAAAAGCAACATCACAG GTGGTGGGTGGAATAAAATATGTTATTGAGTTCATAGCCAGAGAAACTAAATGTTCCAAGGAAAGTAACACAGAGCTGACAGCTGATTGTGAGATCAACCACGCTGGT CAAAGTCTCAACTGCCATGCTAACGTGTACATGAGACCTTGGGAGAACAAAGTCTTCCCGACTGTCAAATGCCAAGCATTAGAAATG ACCACAATGATGAGAAGGCCTCCCGGCTTTTCACCTTTCCGGAGCAATCCAggacaagaaacaaaagaaggaacaACT AGGCTCCTAAACTCCTGTGAGTACAAGGGCAGACTCTCAAATGCAGGTGCAGAGCCAGCGCCTGAGCATCAGGCAGAATCTTCACAAGTGAAGCAGTAG
- the LOC117717902 gene encoding kininogen-1 isoform X1, translating into MRLIPILLLCSGLLPCLAQEEDAQELDCNDETVFLAVDAALKKYNAGLQSGNQFVLYRVTEGTKTDGSETFYSFKYQIKEGNCSVQSGVTWQDCDLKNAEEAATGECTATLGKRGNKFSIASQTCNITLGKGPIVTDEYHCLGCVHPISTDSPDLEPVMKHAIEHFNNKTDHSHLFALREVKSANRQVVAGINFDIIYSIVQTNCSKDRFPSLHEYCVSLPNGDDGECRGNAFVDMDNKIADFSQSCDLYPGHDLVEPLPKHCPGCPKDIPTDSPELKDALGYSIAQLNAENNHTFYFKIDTVKKATSQVVGGIKYVIEFIARETKCSKESNTELTADCEINHAGQSLNCHANVYMRPWENKVFPTVKCQALEMTTMMRRPPGFSPFRSNPGQETKEGTTVSPPYIARVQEERDPENEQGLTHGHGRMHEKQKKAKNHRGHKHGHDHGHFPPKRHGHGHQKPHGLGHGHQLKLDYLKHQREDGYDHTHTVGHGRGHGLGHGLGHGKHTNKDKNNVKHTDQRTEPLTSSSEDSTTSTQLHGRTEGTTLDPPLAQPTVTSSGFQDSDFIEGVVATTPPYDTEIHDDLIPAIHVQPDSLSFKLISDFPETTSQKCPGRPWKPVSWKDPNTETTEFSDFDLLDALS; encoded by the exons ATGAGGCTAATTCCTATCCTGCTCCTCTGCTCTGGGCTCCTGCCATGTTTAGCGCAGGAAGAAGATGCCCAGGAACTTGACTGCAATGATGAGACTGTGTTTCTGGCTGTGGATGCTGCTCTGAAGAAGTACAATGCTGGGTTACAAAGCGGCAACCAGTTTGTGTTGTACCGCGTGACCGAGGGCACTAAAACG GACGGCTCTGAAACATTTTATTCCTTCAAGTATCAAATCAAGGAGGGCAACTGCTCGGTTCAGAGTGGCGTCACCTGGCAGGACTGCGACTTGAAGAACGCTGAGGAAGCC GCCACTGGAGAATGCACAGCAACTTTGGGAAAGAGAGGAAATAAATTCTCCATAGCCAGCCAGACCTGCAATATTACTTTAG GTAAGGGCCCCATAGTGACAGACGAGTACCACTGTCTGGGTTGTGTGCACCCCATATCAACAGATAGTCCAGACCTGGAGCCTGTTATGAAACATGCCATCGAACATTTCAACAACAAAACAGATCATAGCCACCTCTTTGCTCTCAGAGAAGTGAAAAGTGCCAACAGACAG GTGGTGGCTGGTATAAATTTTGACATCATCTATTCAATCGTGCAAACAAATTGTTCAAAGGACCGTTTTCCTTCCCTCCATGAATACTGCGTGTCCCTTCCTAATGGT GATGATGGTGAGTGCAGAGGTAATGCCTTTGTGGATATGGATAACAAAATTGCAGACTTCTCACAGAGCTGTGACCTTTATCCAG gacatgATTTGGTAGAACCACTTCCCAAGCACTGCCCTGGCTGCCCCAAGGACATACCTACAGACAGCCCAGAGCTGAAGGATGCACTTGGTTATTCCATTGCACAGCTAAATGCAGAGAATAACCATACTTTCTATTTCAAGATTGACACTGTGAAAAAAGCAACATCACAG GTGGTGGGTGGAATAAAATATGTTATTGAGTTCATAGCCAGAGAAACTAAATGTTCCAAGGAAAGTAACACAGAGCTGACAGCTGATTGTGAGATCAACCACGCTGGT CAAAGTCTCAACTGCCATGCTAACGTGTACATGAGACCTTGGGAGAACAAAGTCTTCCCGACTGTCAAATGCCAAGCATTAGAAATG ACCACAATGATGAGAAGGCCTCCCGGCTTTTCACCTTTCCGGAGCAATCCAggacaagaaacaaaagaaggaacaACTGTAAGTCCACCCTACATTGCCAGGGTGCAAGAAGAGAGGGATCCAGAAAATGAACAAGGACTCACACATGGGCATGGCAGGATGcatgaaaagcaaaaaaaggcTAAGAATCACCGTGGTCATAAGCATGGGCACGACCATGGCCATTTTCCTCCAAAGAGGCATGGCCATGGacaccagaaaccacatggtcTTGGTCATGGGCATCAACTGAAACTTGATTATCTTAAACACCAAAGGGAAGATGGCTATGACCATACACATACAGTGGGACATGGTCGTGGTCATGGTCTTGGTCATGGTCTTGGTCATGgtaaacacacaaataaagacaaaaacaatgtAAAGCACACTGACCAGAGAACAGAGCCTTTGACAAGCTCTTCTGAAGACAGTACTACATCTACACAGTTAcatgggaggacagaagggaccaCCTTGGACCCTCCCCTAGCCCAGCCAACTGTTACCTCTTCTGGTTTTCAGGACTCAGATTTTATTGAAGGTGTGGTAGCTACCACACCACCTTACGACACTGAGATCCATGATGATTTGATCCCTGCTATCCATGTACAACCAGATAGCCTTTCATTTAAGCTGATATCTGATTTTCCAGAAACAACTTCCCAAAAATGTCCTGGGCGCCCATGGAAGCCAGTTAGTTGGAAGGATccaaacacagaaacaacagaattttctgattttgatcTTCTTGATGCTCTTTCTTAA
- the LOC117717902 gene encoding kininogen-1 isoform X3: protein MRLIPILLLCSGLLPCLAQEEDAQELDCNDETVFLAVDAALKKYNAGLQSGNQFVLYRVTEGTKTDGSETFYSFKYQIKEGNCSVQSGVTWQDCDLKNAEEAATGECTATLGKRGNKFSIASQTCNITLGKGPIVTDEYHCLGCVHPISTDSPDLEPVMKHAIEHFNNKTDHSHLFALREVKSANRQVVAGINFDIIYSIVQTNCSKDRFPSLHEYCVSLPNGDDGECRGNAFVDMDNKIADFSQSCDLYPGHDLVEPLPKHCPGCPKDIPTDSPELKDALGYSIAQLNAENNHTFYFKIDTVKKATSQVVGGIKYVIEFIARETKCSKESNTELTADCEINHAGQSLNCHANVYMRPWENKVFPTVKCQALEMTTMMRRPPGFSPFRSNPGQETKEGTTDSDFIEGVVATTPPYDTEIHDDLIPAIHVQPDSLSFKLISDFPETTSQKCPGRPWKPVSWKDPNTETTEFSDFDLLDALS from the exons ATGAGGCTAATTCCTATCCTGCTCCTCTGCTCTGGGCTCCTGCCATGTTTAGCGCAGGAAGAAGATGCCCAGGAACTTGACTGCAATGATGAGACTGTGTTTCTGGCTGTGGATGCTGCTCTGAAGAAGTACAATGCTGGGTTACAAAGCGGCAACCAGTTTGTGTTGTACCGCGTGACCGAGGGCACTAAAACG GACGGCTCTGAAACATTTTATTCCTTCAAGTATCAAATCAAGGAGGGCAACTGCTCGGTTCAGAGTGGCGTCACCTGGCAGGACTGCGACTTGAAGAACGCTGAGGAAGCC GCCACTGGAGAATGCACAGCAACTTTGGGAAAGAGAGGAAATAAATTCTCCATAGCCAGCCAGACCTGCAATATTACTTTAG GTAAGGGCCCCATAGTGACAGACGAGTACCACTGTCTGGGTTGTGTGCACCCCATATCAACAGATAGTCCAGACCTGGAGCCTGTTATGAAACATGCCATCGAACATTTCAACAACAAAACAGATCATAGCCACCTCTTTGCTCTCAGAGAAGTGAAAAGTGCCAACAGACAG GTGGTGGCTGGTATAAATTTTGACATCATCTATTCAATCGTGCAAACAAATTGTTCAAAGGACCGTTTTCCTTCCCTCCATGAATACTGCGTGTCCCTTCCTAATGGT GATGATGGTGAGTGCAGAGGTAATGCCTTTGTGGATATGGATAACAAAATTGCAGACTTCTCACAGAGCTGTGACCTTTATCCAG gacatgATTTGGTAGAACCACTTCCCAAGCACTGCCCTGGCTGCCCCAAGGACATACCTACAGACAGCCCAGAGCTGAAGGATGCACTTGGTTATTCCATTGCACAGCTAAATGCAGAGAATAACCATACTTTCTATTTCAAGATTGACACTGTGAAAAAAGCAACATCACAG GTGGTGGGTGGAATAAAATATGTTATTGAGTTCATAGCCAGAGAAACTAAATGTTCCAAGGAAAGTAACACAGAGCTGACAGCTGATTGTGAGATCAACCACGCTGGT CAAAGTCTCAACTGCCATGCTAACGTGTACATGAGACCTTGGGAGAACAAAGTCTTCCCGACTGTCAAATGCCAAGCATTAGAAATG ACCACAATGATGAGAAGGCCTCCCGGCTTTTCACCTTTCCGGAGCAATCCAggacaagaaacaaaagaaggaacaACT GACTCAGATTTTATTGAAGGTGTGGTAGCTACCACACCACCTTACGACACTGAGATCCATGATGATTTGATCCCTGCTATCCATGTACAACCAGATAGCCTTTCATTTAAGCTGATATCTGATTTTCCAGAAACAACTTCCCAAAAATGTCCTGGGCGCCCATGGAAGCCAGTTAGTTGGAAGGATccaaacacagaaacaacagaattttctgattttgatcTTCTTGATGCTCTTTCTTAA
- the LOC117717902 gene encoding kininogen-1 isoform X2, whose translation MSLATGECTATLGKRGNKFSIASQTCNITLGKGPIVTDEYHCLGCVHPISTDSPDLEPVMKHAIEHFNNKTDHSHLFALREVKSANRQVVAGINFDIIYSIVQTNCSKDRFPSLHEYCVSLPNGDDGECRGNAFVDMDNKIADFSQSCDLYPGHDLVEPLPKHCPGCPKDIPTDSPELKDALGYSIAQLNAENNHTFYFKIDTVKKATSQVVGGIKYVIEFIARETKCSKESNTELTADCEINHAGQSLNCHANVYMRPWENKVFPTVKCQALEMTTMMRRPPGFSPFRSNPGQETKEGTTVSPPYIARVQEERDPENEQGLTHGHGRMHEKQKKAKNHRGHKHGHDHGHFPPKRHGHGHQKPHGLGHGHQLKLDYLKHQREDGYDHTHTVGHGRGHGLGHGLGHGKHTNKDKNNVKHTDQRTEPLTSSSEDSTTSTQLHGRTEGTTLDPPLAQPTVTSSGFQDSDFIEGVVATTPPYDTEIHDDLIPAIHVQPDSLSFKLISDFPETTSQKCPGRPWKPVSWKDPNTETTEFSDFDLLDALS comes from the exons ATGAGCCTG GCCACTGGAGAATGCACAGCAACTTTGGGAAAGAGAGGAAATAAATTCTCCATAGCCAGCCAGACCTGCAATATTACTTTAG GTAAGGGCCCCATAGTGACAGACGAGTACCACTGTCTGGGTTGTGTGCACCCCATATCAACAGATAGTCCAGACCTGGAGCCTGTTATGAAACATGCCATCGAACATTTCAACAACAAAACAGATCATAGCCACCTCTTTGCTCTCAGAGAAGTGAAAAGTGCCAACAGACAG GTGGTGGCTGGTATAAATTTTGACATCATCTATTCAATCGTGCAAACAAATTGTTCAAAGGACCGTTTTCCTTCCCTCCATGAATACTGCGTGTCCCTTCCTAATGGT GATGATGGTGAGTGCAGAGGTAATGCCTTTGTGGATATGGATAACAAAATTGCAGACTTCTCACAGAGCTGTGACCTTTATCCAG gacatgATTTGGTAGAACCACTTCCCAAGCACTGCCCTGGCTGCCCCAAGGACATACCTACAGACAGCCCAGAGCTGAAGGATGCACTTGGTTATTCCATTGCACAGCTAAATGCAGAGAATAACCATACTTTCTATTTCAAGATTGACACTGTGAAAAAAGCAACATCACAG GTGGTGGGTGGAATAAAATATGTTATTGAGTTCATAGCCAGAGAAACTAAATGTTCCAAGGAAAGTAACACAGAGCTGACAGCTGATTGTGAGATCAACCACGCTGGT CAAAGTCTCAACTGCCATGCTAACGTGTACATGAGACCTTGGGAGAACAAAGTCTTCCCGACTGTCAAATGCCAAGCATTAGAAATG ACCACAATGATGAGAAGGCCTCCCGGCTTTTCACCTTTCCGGAGCAATCCAggacaagaaacaaaagaaggaacaACTGTAAGTCCACCCTACATTGCCAGGGTGCAAGAAGAGAGGGATCCAGAAAATGAACAAGGACTCACACATGGGCATGGCAGGATGcatgaaaagcaaaaaaaggcTAAGAATCACCGTGGTCATAAGCATGGGCACGACCATGGCCATTTTCCTCCAAAGAGGCATGGCCATGGacaccagaaaccacatggtcTTGGTCATGGGCATCAACTGAAACTTGATTATCTTAAACACCAAAGGGAAGATGGCTATGACCATACACATACAGTGGGACATGGTCGTGGTCATGGTCTTGGTCATGGTCTTGGTCATGgtaaacacacaaataaagacaaaaacaatgtAAAGCACACTGACCAGAGAACAGAGCCTTTGACAAGCTCTTCTGAAGACAGTACTACATCTACACAGTTAcatgggaggacagaagggaccaCCTTGGACCCTCCCCTAGCCCAGCCAACTGTTACCTCTTCTGGTTTTCAGGACTCAGATTTTATTGAAGGTGTGGTAGCTACCACACCACCTTACGACACTGAGATCCATGATGATTTGATCCCTGCTATCCATGTACAACCAGATAGCCTTTCATTTAAGCTGATATCTGATTTTCCAGAAACAACTTCCCAAAAATGTCCTGGGCGCCCATGGAAGCCAGTTAGTTGGAAGGATccaaacacagaaacaacagaattttctgattttgatcTTCTTGATGCTCTTTCTTAA